acatagtgatgtgaactagattattgactctagtgaaagtgggagactgttggaaatataccctagaggcaataataaattagttattattatatttctttgttcatgataatcgtttattatccatgctataattgtattgattggaaacacaatacttgtttggatacatagacaaaacactgtccctagtaagcctctagttgactagctcgttgatcaaagatggccaaggtttcctggccataggcaagtgttgttacttgataacgggatcacatcattaggagaatcatgtgatggactagacccaaactaatagacgtagcatgttgatcgtgtcattttgttgctactgttttctgcgtgtcaagtatttgttcctatgatcatgagatcatataactcactgacaccggaggaatgctttgtgtgtatcaaacgtcgcaacgtaactgggtgactatgaagatgctctacaggtatctccgaaggtgttagttgagttagtatagatcgagtctgggatttgtcactccgtgtgacggagaggtatctcggggcccactcggtaatacaacatcacacacaagccttgcaagcaatgtgacttagtgtaagttgcgggatcttgtattacggaacgagtaaagagacttgccggtaaacgagattgaaataggtatgcggatactgacgatcgaatctcgggcaagtaacataccgaaggacagagggaatgacatacgggattatatgaatccttggcactgaggttcaaacgataagatcttcgtagaatatgtgggatccaatatgggcatccaggtcccgctattggatattgaccgaggagtcactcgggtcatgtctgcatagttctcgaacccgcagggtctgcacacttaaggttcgacgttgttttatgcgtatttgagttatatggttggttaccgaatgttgttcgttgtcccggatgagatcacggacgtcacgagggtttccggaatggtccagaaacgaagattgatatataggatgacctcatttgattatcggaaggatttcggagttaccgggaatgacgaatgggttccggctgttcacagcggggggggggggggggcaacccaccccggggaagcccataggccttgggggtggcacgccagcccttagtgggctggtgggacagtccaagaaggccctatgcgccataggaagaaaatcaaagagaaaagaaaaaaaagcaggaggtgggaaagggaagaaggactccacccaccaaaccaagttggactcggtttgggggggggagaccttccccccttggctcggccgacccccttggggctccttgagccccaaggcaaggctccccctcttccccctatatatacggaggttttagggctgatttgagacaacttttgccacggcagcccgaccacatacctccacggtttttcctctagatcgcgtttctgcggagctcgggggagccctgctgaaacaagatcatcaccaacctccggagcgccgtcacgctgccggagaactcttctacctctccgtctctcttgctggatcaagaaggccgagatcatcgtcgagctgtacgtgtgctgaacgcggaggtgccgtccgttcggcactaggtcgtgggactgatcgcgggacggttcgtggggtggatcgagggacgtgaggacggtccactacatcaaccgcgttcactaacgcttctgctgtacggtctacaagggtacgtagatcacacatcccctctcgtagatggacatcaccatgataggtcttcgtgcgcgtaggaaattttttgtttcccatgcgatgttccccaacagatatATGCACGGGTACTTCTCAAACTGCCAAGAGATATTTGGCAAAGGATCGAAGATCAATACTTCCTCATTATGGCAAAGTATCCCAATAGGACTTCACGCACATTTCGGTCGCTTGAAGGGCGTTGGGAGAATATCAAGCCTATGTGCAGCcgttgggcagcttgcttggagcaagtacgcAATGCACTTCCAAATGGGACCGTGGAATCCGACTATGTGAGTTTGTTTTGCCTTTGTTCAAGTTGTGCGTAATCATATTTGCATCATGAGAATTGATTACATCACTTTGTTTCGGAAGGCATGGAAGTTTGCCCAACATAGATACAAAGACATGGAAGTTTCGGAAGGTAAATTCTtcaaactagagcattgttgggagttgctccaaaagtgcgagaagtggaagttgatcgacaaagaatcgttgttgctcgccgaagagaacaagatcatgtcaatgaaccgcgatgacatggacgacctcaccaaaacatggcatgatatggcaaggagagagATCTTGAAGAGGAGAATGGTCTTCTCTGCTCCATATGGTGGCAATGCCGATGAACTTCAAGATGGACTCGATGGCGCGGAGTGAAGATCGACCAAGATGATGCAAGACCCTCTTTTGCGTTTGTCGTACTGAACTTGGCTTTTATTTTCGCGTAAAACTGTGTTATGTTTGTTTGAATTTGAAATTATTTGTGAGAACTTATGTCAAATGCGAGAATTGAGCGTTTTCTGTTTTCGGGACGACACGGCCGTGTCCGAACAGACACCGGAAAAGCCGACCCATATAAAAGCATATTCGACGAATATACTTTTATACGGGTCCATTTGGGGGGTCTGCATCCATGCCAGTCCGCGCCGGCCCGTAAAAGGGGTtttgcgcgaactgcaaacgcgttttgcgggccgGCATTATGCGGGgtcttgctagagttgctcttaggcaCTAAACTCTATTTGACCAACACCATCTACAAAATGAGCCCAAGAGAGTTGCAATCTTCAGGCATTAACCCTGTCTATGGTTGTCTGAAGGAGTCAGCCACTGACAAATCATGGATATGATCCTTTATATGTTCATCAATAAAAAACATAGAATTCCTGAATTACAATTGAGCATCTCGAGAAGCTCTGTTTTCGACTTGGAGCAGCCTGTGCTGCTGAGCCCCCAATTCATCATTGTAGTCCGTCCATACTATTCGATTCTGTCTAGCACTTTTTGCATTCAAAACAAAGAATCTGGCCATGCGAACATGTTTCCCATAGCTCGTGTATTCCTGAATTCACATAAAATTTAAGTTGTTTTTGACTGGTACACAACCATCAACTAAAGTCCTTCACCACTAACAAGTTCAGCTACCCTCCCTTAAACAAGACGGAGTAAAAATTAAGGAAAATGGAAGAACAAGACGAAGGATCGTTATATTACAGATCGGACTAGTTGCAAGCACCAGTTCCTCTCCAGTTATAACACTCAAGCATGAAAGGTCTACTGAGAGCAAGTGTGCCCCCACTTTCTAAAGATCAGAATCAATCATGCATAGTACCCTGATGCCAAATTACTAATTAGCAAAGCACAATTATCTGGTACTTGTACATGCCACAAATATTTGCTTCCAATACTAATTTAGCAGAAATCCACAACAGGTAACAAAGTTCGTCGCTGATTTGTTCATGTCAAAGAGAAAGACATGTACATGCCCAGCGACAAAATGTGGTCAACTCCATCAAAACTGCTGACGTTAGTTCAGGACCTCAAGCCTCATTTACTTAAGAATGTATGATATTTATAAAGATGCAACCAATTTCAGTTCAGTAATTCAACTTTTACTACTAGCATATTCCAGCTGCAGGCAGAGGCACGATGAATATTGCAACATTTACTCCGCAGGCTGTCCCGGATCAATACCCACACTCCGGCCTGATGGTGATGGTACACATAGAAAATTACACAAGCATTGCTTACTAGCTAGAAAAGCATCAAACAAATGTATGTCATATTTCTCTTtctcctaataataaagcaaatacagtTTTTGGTCGTCCGTCGTGGCAGTTTTACAAAAACATCTTCCTGTTTTTTcgtaatcaacccgcggtccttgGTTAAGTGGAAAAACGTTTCGTCGCAAGGCGGGCCAAGGCAGCAGGCAGCCACCCACTCCGCCCGATCCCCTGATCTCtcaccgcgccgccgccccgctcctcccgccggtcgccgGCCCCGATCCacgccggatcccgccgccggCAAGCTGCCGAAGCCGTCGCCCCATCCTTGCCTCCTCCGGAGCTCCGCCCAGATCCGGAGCGCCGCCCTCGCGAGCAGCCGCGCCGCCCTGCCTCCTGCGCCTCCCCGCGCTCCCTGCCTCTCCTTGCGCCGTCGCCTCGCGCCGCCGCAGCTCGCGCCGGCAGCCGCCCCTGCCGCACGCCTCGCCTGCCAGTCCCTCCGGACGCCGTAGCCGCCTGCTCGCCGAACGCCTCCGGCCCGTCGCGCCCTGGATCGGATCCAGATGGACCCGCAGGACGCGCCGGGCACCCCAACCACGACGACGAGGACGTCGACGACCTGTTCCGTGATCTGAACCTGATGGACATGGAGTCAATCCAAGAAGCTGACCCGGAGCAAGGCCAAGGGACTCTGTCAACCTTCTTCGCATCGCTACCGGTCGCGGAGCTAGCGGCTTTCATGAGAGCAGCGGTTTCGTCTCCAGCGGCAGTCACCATCCCGGACCCGGAGACGCGCCATTCGGGGGCCCGACGCCAGAGGAGATTCGATCCAAGCTGGATCAAGAACCGACATATCTGCATGACGAGATGAACCGGCCCGGAGGAGCCGAACTGGTGGAGCGCTCCTTGGCCGTGATGACTCAGGAAGAGCTGAGAGTAAGTACCGCCGCCGCAGCTTCATCAATCATTCGGTACTGATGGATCATACGTATACATGTCGTTATCGTTTGGCGTGCATTGATCGGGTAAATTGGGTTTCAGGCTCTGATCCGGCACGCTATCGGCACACTGGATGAGAACTGGCCGTCGACATTCGGGTCGATGAGCTTGGCAGTATGCTTCAGGCACGCGTTTATGGTGGGCGAGCTCGACAGCTTCGAGACGGCCGTCAGTGCCCGCGCCGTAGTGATGGCGAGGGGCAGATTCAGGTTAATTGATTCTCAATCCTTGCGTTAACCTGTGTTCAATGATTCTGAACTTTACTTCAGTTATCTGCCCGCTCTGGAGTCTCAAGTCTGACCTCACCTGAATGGCAAAGCTAAAACTGATAATGGTCTATTGATGCTCCGCAGTAACTACCTATTGCAGACCGCCGTCGAGCATGGCACCGATATGAACAGGTATATCATCTTGGATCGGATCAAGACGGACCTCGTGGGTCTGTCACGCCACCAGCACGGGCACTACGTCGTGCAGTCACTCTTCCTGAAGACGACTGGCGAGTCCCAGGGCGAGCTGCTACGGCGCCTCATCAAGGCGTTCGGAAACCTGGACGTGGCACAGCTTATCGAGCTGGTGCGTGATCCTTTCGCCAGTCATGTCCTCAGCAACCTGCTTGACACAGCCAGGATAGTAAGTACCTCTACCTCATCATCGCCGTGTCTTATACATTGATGGTTTGCTCGTTGGCCGGCGGACCATCTGATACTGACACATGTTGTGAATTGTGATCATGGCGCAGCACTTGAAGGGCCGATTCGGATGGAGGCTGGCAAAGAAGCTCGCTTCGCTACAAGTCTATCAACTGGGTCTGGAAGTAGGGAACTCCAACGTCCTGCGGGTGGTGTACTCCTTGAATCGGATGGGCATTAGACTATAGTTACCGATTATGTGTTCTTACAATGTTGTGGATCTCAAGTTTTCTGGGGAAGGCTCGATGTGGCCATGGTGCCTTGGTTCGAATTGTCAGTGCGAGGCTGATATGTACGTTTGTACCGTACTACATAATTGATGTCCGTTTATGT
This genomic stretch from Hordeum vulgare subsp. vulgare chromosome 6H, MorexV3_pseudomolecules_assembly, whole genome shotgun sequence harbors:
- the LOC123404953 gene encoding uncharacterized protein LOC123404953; protein product: MLRSNYLLQTAVEHGTDMNRYIILDRIKTDLVGLSRHQHGHYVVQSLFLKTTGESQGELLRRLIKAFGNLDVAQLIELVRDPFASHVLSNLLDTARIHLKGRFGWRLAKKLASLQVYQLGLEVGNSNVLRVVYSLNRMGIRL